Proteins co-encoded in one Sulfuricaulis limicola genomic window:
- the rsxE gene encoding electron transport complex subunit RsxE, producing MANAPKPAPVTLDTFLEGIWRENPIFVMMLGMCPTLAVSNSVINAVAMGIATALVLVAAAAFASVTRKLIPHQVRLVTYVVVIATFVTIMDYVIHAISLDLYNALGAFIQLIVVNTLILGRVEGHASKRPLLPAVVNATGVGVGFVLGLFCLGAVRELLGNGSFAGWPVFGPDFQPWLVMMLPPGGFFVLGAWLLLLNGIKARGARRVAEKEATDGIG from the coding sequence ATGGCCAACGCCCCGAAACCGGCGCCGGTGACCCTGGATACCTTCCTGGAAGGCATCTGGCGGGAGAATCCGATCTTCGTGATGATGCTCGGCATGTGCCCGACGCTGGCGGTGAGCAATTCGGTGATCAACGCCGTCGCCATGGGGATCGCCACCGCTCTGGTGCTGGTGGCCGCCGCGGCCTTTGCCTCCGTAACGCGCAAGCTGATCCCGCACCAGGTGCGGCTGGTCACCTATGTCGTCGTCATCGCCACCTTCGTGACCATCATGGACTACGTGATCCACGCCATCAGTCTCGATCTTTACAACGCCCTCGGCGCCTTCATCCAGCTGATCGTGGTCAACACGCTCATCCTCGGGCGCGTCGAGGGCCATGCCTCCAAGCGGCCGCTGCTGCCGGCCGTGGTCAACGCCACGGGCGTGGGCGTGGGCTTCGTGCTCGGACTGTTCTGCCTGGGGGCGGTGCGCGAGCTGCTCGGCAACGGGAGCTTCGCCGGATGGCCGGTCTTCGGACCGGACTTTCAGCCGTGGCTGGTGATGATGCTGCCGCCGGGCGGATTCTTCGTGCTCGGTGCCTGGCTGCTGCTGCTCAACGGGATCAAGGCGCGCGGCGCGCGCCGTGTCGCCGAAAAGGAGGCCACCGATGGGATCGGATGA
- a CDS encoding electron transport complex protein RnfA — translation MGSDESLWTIFINAMLVNNFVLSLFLGLCSYLGVSARYNTALPMGIAVTFVMVVGSLCAYALNLILIYFDLEFLRLISYIVVIASTVQLVEMVMKKYVPAVFRALGIYLPLIATNCVVLAPPLFQTARGYDLVQSLVFSFGAGCGYILAIVLLAGLRERLQLANVPALAQGGALTVILAGFLSLAFMGFAGLGG, via the coding sequence ATGGGATCGGATGAATCGCTGTGGACCATTTTCATCAATGCCATGCTGGTCAACAATTTCGTCCTGAGCCTGTTTCTCGGCCTGTGTTCCTACCTGGGCGTGTCCGCCCGGTACAACACCGCGTTGCCGATGGGCATCGCGGTCACGTTCGTGATGGTGGTGGGATCGCTGTGCGCCTACGCCCTCAACCTGATACTGATCTATTTCGATCTCGAGTTCCTGCGGCTCATCAGTTACATCGTGGTCATCGCCTCCACGGTGCAGCTGGTCGAGATGGTGATGAAGAAGTACGTCCCGGCGGTGTTCCGCGCGCTCGGGATTTATCTGCCGCTGATCGCCACCAACTGCGTGGTGCTGGCACCGCCGCTGTTCCAGACCGCGCGCGGCTACGACCTGGTGCAATCGCTGGTCTTCAGCTTCGGGGCGGGTTGCGGTTACATCCTGGCGATCGTGCTGCTGGCGGGCCTGCGCGAACGGCTGCAGCTCGCGAATGTGCCCGCCCTGGCCCAGGGCGGCGCCCTGACCGTGATACTGGCCGGCTTCCTGTCGCTCGCGTTCATGGGCTTCGCCGGCCTGGGAGGATAA
- a CDS encoding MFS transporter translates to MTKAILKTAVHPDAHARLHRMRWTAFVLVALSYMLAFFHRIAPAAIASDLQQAFSASAAALGGLAATYFYVYTAMQIPTGILADTLGPRRIVTLGGVIAAIGSVLFGYATTMTEASLGRMLIGLGVSVAFIALLKLNAAWFHDRHFGTVVGLTLVLGNVGSVLAAAPLAWALQFTTWRTVFIVLGGVSFVLAVLTWLFVRDHPGEAGLPSLRELDGHAAHPPHEGHWFEGLLTVLRNPATWPIFWMNLGMGGSFIGFAGLWAVPFLQDVYGMQRVAATQHTSLMLAGFAAGAFAVGLVSDRLGRRRPVLIATALAHLLCWPPLVLALPMSPVASYSLFLLMGLSAGSFTLSWACVKEVNPHALSGMATSVVNTGVFLGTGILQPLVGWTLDRAGTSQGAAAQYQLGILIFFACVVAGFIGSLRVRETWCRYLQR, encoded by the coding sequence ATGACAAAAGCGATCCTTAAAACCGCTGTGCATCCCGATGCGCATGCGCGCCTGCACCGGATGCGCTGGACCGCGTTTGTGCTCGTGGCCCTGTCCTACATGCTGGCGTTTTTTCATCGCATCGCACCGGCCGCCATTGCCTCCGACCTGCAACAGGCCTTCAGCGCCAGCGCCGCGGCGCTGGGCGGGCTGGCCGCGACCTACTTCTACGTGTACACCGCCATGCAGATCCCGACCGGGATCCTGGCCGACACCCTCGGGCCGCGCCGCATCGTAACGCTCGGCGGCGTTATTGCCGCGATCGGTTCCGTGCTGTTCGGCTACGCCACGACGATGACCGAGGCTTCCCTTGGCCGGATGCTGATCGGGCTCGGCGTGTCGGTGGCCTTCATCGCGCTGCTCAAGCTCAACGCGGCCTGGTTCCATGACCGCCACTTCGGCACCGTGGTCGGACTGACGCTGGTGCTCGGCAACGTCGGTTCGGTGCTGGCGGCCGCGCCGCTGGCCTGGGCGCTGCAGTTCACGACCTGGCGCACCGTGTTCATTGTCCTCGGCGGCGTGTCTTTCGTGCTCGCCGTGCTGACCTGGCTGTTCGTGCGCGATCACCCGGGCGAGGCCGGCCTGCCGAGCCTGCGCGAGCTGGACGGCCACGCGGCGCATCCGCCGCACGAGGGCCATTGGTTCGAGGGCCTGCTGACGGTACTCCGGAATCCTGCCACGTGGCCGATCTTCTGGATGAACCTCGGCATGGGCGGGTCGTTTATCGGCTTTGCCGGCCTGTGGGCGGTGCCGTTTCTGCAGGATGTATACGGCATGCAACGCGTGGCGGCGACGCAGCACACCAGCCTGATGCTCGCGGGTTTCGCGGCCGGCGCGTTTGCAGTGGGCCTGGTGTCCGACCGCCTCGGTCGCCGGCGCCCGGTGCTGATCGCGACCGCGCTGGCGCATCTGCTGTGCTGGCCGCCGCTGGTGTTAGCGCTGCCGATGTCGCCGGTGGCGAGCTATTCCCTGTTCCTGCTCATGGGCCTGAGCGCGGGCAGCTTTACCCTGAGCTGGGCCTGCGTGAAGGAGGTGAACCCGCACGCGCTGTCCGGCATGGCCACCAGCGTGGTCAACACCGGGGTGTTTCTCGGCACCGGCATCCTGCAACCGCTGGTGGGCTGGACGCTCGACCGCGCGGGCACGTCGCAGGGCGCCGCCGCCCAGTATCAGCTGGGCATTCTGATTTTTTTTGCCTGCGTCGTGGCCGGCTTCATCGGCAGCCTGCGCGTGCGCGAAACCTGGTGTCGATACCTCCAGCGTTAA